A single Longimicrobium sp. DNA region contains:
- a CDS encoding ABC transporter substrate-binding protein, with the protein MRMFRLPVKVLLVIGSLLPAAACETKPGDARGADSTGVILQSPPTPVRFGMLPYGDHTYAIIGAKLGWFEDVGIALDHRLIKVEEIIPSLRQGTLDVVSTPPGILFAAHDNAPNLVSFVFGDLFQGYAIMAQPNDNVRSYSDFVAEGMAPDAAIRATVQQMRGKRFAYPTEAAIQPFIDLVLEKGGLSRTDIRAAVLDDPLTVNEMRKRRADFQVGGVPSRLVLQREGFRPILSSVDLARGAAPTPNSPELTSILQNGWAASKNYYDRNRVTILRLASVNYRIMKFINDYPDSAIALHMPYLSEVSGQQFGPEEGRIIYQDLDPFVTFENQREWFHNPRNPLYYANLNGSILNSFIAQGIFRNPAPAVETVIYADDVYRELERLKGSADSIFRVLNRGTTNSSRRLISEARRQYGFYNYFDAERLARQVLASRGTRP; encoded by the coding sequence ATGAGAATGTTTCGACTGCCGGTAAAGGTGTTGTTGGTTATCGGATCGCTCCTACCAGCGGCGGCGTGTGAAACTAAACCGGGCGACGCAAGGGGGGCGGATTCTACCGGGGTGATTTTGCAGTCGCCGCCGACGCCAGTACGGTTTGGAATGCTACCCTACGGCGATCACACATACGCGATAATCGGTGCGAAGCTAGGATGGTTTGAAGATGTGGGCATTGCGCTGGATCACCGTTTGATCAAGGTCGAGGAGATCATACCGTCCCTTCGACAAGGCACACTTGATGTTGTGTCAACCCCGCCAGGTATTCTTTTCGCGGCGCACGATAATGCGCCGAACCTAGTTAGCTTTGTCTTTGGGGATCTGTTTCAAGGTTACGCAATCATGGCGCAACCAAATGACAACGTGCGGAGCTATTCTGACTTTGTCGCTGAAGGGATGGCTCCCGATGCAGCTATCCGGGCCACTGTTCAGCAGATGAGAGGAAAGCGCTTTGCGTATCCAACTGAGGCCGCGATTCAGCCTTTTATTGATTTGGTACTTGAGAAAGGCGGGCTCTCTCGCACGGATATTCGTGCTGCGGTATTGGACGACCCGCTCACGGTGAACGAAATGCGAAAGAGGCGGGCTGATTTCCAAGTAGGTGGGGTTCCATCGCGGCTTGTGCTCCAGCGGGAGGGATTCAGGCCCATTCTATCATCGGTCGATCTTGCCCGCGGGGCTGCTCCTACCCCCAATTCTCCTGAACTGACCAGTATTCTCCAGAATGGATGGGCAGCTTCGAAGAACTATTACGATCGGAATCGAGTAACTATTCTGCGCTTGGCTTCGGTAAACTACCGAATTATGAAGTTCATCAACGACTACCCGGACAGCGCGATCGCTCTGCACATGCCTTACCTGAGTGAGGTATCGGGGCAACAGTTCGGTCCTGAGGAGGGCCGTATCATCTACCAGGATTTAGACCCATTCGTCACTTTTGAAAACCAACGTGAGTGGTTCCACAACCCACGCAATCCGTTATACTACGCCAATCTCAACGGGAGCATTCTCAATAGTTTCATCGCGCAAGGAATCTTTCGTAACCCTGCCCCTGCCGTTGAAACTGTCATTTACGCAGATGATGTGTACCGTGAACTAGAGCGACTGAAAGGCAGCGCTGACAGTATCTTCCGAGTTCTCAACCGCGGCACCACCAATTCGAGCCGCAGGCTGATCAGCGAAGCGCGTCGTCAATACGGGTTCTACAACTACTTCGATGCGGAGCGGTTAGCGCGGCAAGTATTGGCGTCCCGCGGGACCCGACCCTAA
- a CDS encoding ABC transporter permease, with product MTWLERLAPFVLVITIWQMAAAFRADPGVLPSPLHVLLHSFPELALFGGASDPNPAGAFAVLGLNLTITIIRVVISLGVGSVAGFLLGLSLHCFSAAASGNAFVLTLLRSVPLFALIPLFVFWFPNREVGIFIYITLAVLLVVATNCYEAVNNIPPSFRESATLLGAGRLTILRKVHAPAVLPELRGSMRAVSGLVWAFALGAEYLSSQSGIGFLVYQSYLYSDMGKLVLFGMVYGIMGLLSIKAVDTTIRRVTRWQPTY from the coding sequence GTGACTTGGCTGGAACGCTTGGCCCCTTTTGTTCTCGTTATCACAATATGGCAGATGGCGGCCGCATTTCGTGCAGATCCGGGAGTCTTACCCTCCCCCCTGCATGTCCTCTTGCATTCGTTTCCAGAACTCGCCTTGTTTGGTGGTGCGTCTGATCCGAATCCTGCAGGTGCGTTCGCAGTCCTAGGGCTGAATCTCACCATAACGATCATCCGAGTTGTTATCAGCTTAGGTGTGGGCTCAGTCGCAGGATTTCTACTGGGCTTGAGTCTCCACTGTTTTTCTGCTGCAGCAAGCGGCAATGCATTCGTGTTGACCCTCCTTCGCAGTGTACCTTTATTCGCTTTGATTCCTCTGTTTGTTTTTTGGTTCCCCAACCGCGAAGTGGGAATCTTCATCTACATCACGCTAGCCGTGCTTCTGGTGGTCGCAACGAACTGCTATGAGGCCGTGAACAACATTCCACCATCATTCCGGGAGTCCGCAACTCTCCTCGGTGCAGGTCGGCTGACTATCCTGCGCAAGGTCCATGCACCAGCTGTGCTGCCGGAACTCAGAGGTAGTATGCGAGCCGTATCGGGGCTGGTGTGGGCGTTCGCGCTCGGTGCTGAATACCTCTCTAGCCAGTCCGGAATCGGCTTCTTGGTTTACCAGTCGTACCTCTACTCAGACATGGGGAAGCTAGTCCTCTTTGGAATGGTATATGGAATTATGGGTCTGCTGTCGATCAAAGCCGTAGATACGACCATCCGTAGGGTGACGCGCTGGCAACCCACCTACTAG
- a CDS encoding ABC transporter ATP-binding protein produces MKPLLELSGIRKSYTAVWGGVTEALSDINLSVGTREILTIVGPSGSGKSTLLRLLAGLEEPTSGSVRTPGHSGVLRVGFVFQSNTVFPWRTVQGNLTFPLELRRVPLKQRKDRAREICQLVQLDPERFLLKYPKELSGGESRRVGIGMALVNDSELLLLDEPTSQLDEFTKQKLQGVIYDVSQSQKLTVVLVTHDISEAVLFGTRILLLWRGRVLDTIPVNLPHPRTDQLTSSAEFARCRAEVLARFQLAEQGEK; encoded by the coding sequence GTGAAACCCCTGTTGGAACTCTCGGGCATTCGGAAGAGTTACACCGCAGTTTGGGGCGGTGTAACAGAAGCGCTTTCGGATATTAATTTAAGTGTCGGGACTCGAGAAATTTTGACTATCGTTGGACCCTCAGGGTCTGGGAAATCGACGCTGCTTCGCTTACTTGCCGGACTTGAGGAGCCTACATCTGGGAGTGTTAGGACGCCCGGTCACTCCGGCGTGCTCCGCGTCGGATTCGTGTTTCAGAGCAACACTGTTTTCCCATGGCGCACAGTTCAAGGGAATCTGACGTTTCCGCTGGAACTCCGCCGTGTGCCGCTCAAACAGCGCAAGGACCGGGCGAGAGAAATTTGTCAACTGGTGCAACTAGACCCCGAGCGTTTCTTGCTAAAGTACCCCAAGGAACTCTCTGGAGGCGAGTCGCGACGGGTTGGGATTGGAATGGCTTTAGTTAATGATTCAGAACTACTTCTTCTGGACGAACCGACGTCGCAGCTAGATGAGTTTACAAAACAGAAGCTTCAAGGGGTTATCTACGACGTTTCCCAATCGCAGAAACTCACTGTGGTTTTGGTCACGCATGATATTTCCGAAGCAGTGTTGTTTGGAACGCGCATCCTGCTACTTTGGCGTGGGAGAGTACTTGACACGATTCCGGTGAATCTACCCCATCCTCGCACAGATCAACTAACGAGTAGTGCCGAGTTCGCGCGTTGTCGAGCGGAGGTTCTAGCGCGTTTTCAGTTAGCCGAGCAGGGGGAAAAGTGA
- a CDS encoding TylF/MycF/NovP-related O-methyltransferase yields the protein MRRTNDPVDSVGYLASVIPRNRLNYLVSLCEETLRQVPGNVLEVGVYRGGSLVCLADVVSRVSPEHCVFGVDTFTGHPYTDGHPIHPIGKYADIEVDTLIRSLTARGLDRWIKLIRGRVEHVLDPDSIRPLSFVHVDCDLYSPVLYCARELPSRIQRGGIIYFDDYGHEHCPGATAAVREMFATAQVTEVYMQEDETCWSCFIRV from the coding sequence ATGCGGCGTACTAACGATCCTGTCGATTCTGTGGGGTATCTCGCGTCGGTCATCCCTCGTAACCGACTCAACTACTTGGTGAGTTTATGTGAGGAGACGCTCCGGCAAGTGCCCGGGAATGTCCTTGAAGTGGGCGTATATCGTGGCGGATCGCTTGTGTGTCTCGCGGATGTGGTAAGCCGTGTCTCTCCTGAACACTGTGTGTTTGGAGTCGATACTTTTACAGGTCACCCTTATACCGACGGACACCCCATTCATCCAATCGGCAAATACGCAGACATCGAGGTAGATACGCTGATAAGGAGCCTCACGGCACGTGGGCTTGATCGATGGATAAAATTGATTCGAGGGCGTGTCGAACACGTTCTTGATCCTGATTCTATTCGCCCTCTTTCGTTTGTGCACGTTGACTGCGATTTGTATTCGCCCGTGCTCTACTGTGCACGAGAGTTGCCTTCCCGGATCCAGCGAGGCGGTATTATCTATTTCGATGACTACGGACACGAGCACTGTCCAGGCGCGACGGCGGCTGTCAGAGAAATGTTTGCGACAGCCCAGGTGACTGAGGTGTATATGCAAGAGGACGAGACTTGTTGGTCTTGCTTCATTCGAGTATGA
- a CDS encoding plasmid mobilization protein — translation MPSRRTIGKPTVWAPKEWRHIEQAARARGVLPLRYVREAALAAKRPPVTQRRGAHALLHELKRVLNNLHQLLRLAEAHGARAIAVALESTIRITHRRPRPPPRGAAARSR, via the coding sequence ATGCCGTCCCGTCGTACCATCGGGAAGCCGACCGTCTGGGCGCCCAAAGAGTGGCGCCACATCGAGCAGGCCGCGCGCGCCCGCGGCGTCCTGCCGCTGCGCTACGTGCGCGAAGCCGCGCTCGCGGCCAAGCGGCCGCCCGTTACCCAGCGCCGGGGTGCCCACGCGCTGCTCCACGAACTCAAGCGCGTGCTCAACAACCTTCACCAGCTCCTCCGCCTCGCGGAGGCCCACGGCGCCCGCGCAATTGCCGTCGCTCTCGAAAGCACCATCCGCATCACCCACAGGCGGCCGAGGCCGCCGCCGCGCGGCGCGGCAGCGCGGAGCCGCTGA